A single region of the Salarchaeum japonicum genome encodes:
- a CDS encoding HD domain-containing protein — MRAIKDSVHDYIEVDGVASALLDTPQVQRLRHIKQLSTVRLVYPSANHTRFEHSLGVYHLADRALAHLDVSGARADKARAAAILHDVGHGPYGHQTEGIIERRLGRHHDDVTDLLADGPVADVLADYGLDPGGVADLIAGNGKLGQLVAGELDVDRMDYLVRDAHHTGVPYGTVDHGRLVRALTFRDDDLVLAEGNVATAESLLVARALMNATVYRHHVSRIAGGMLERASERLLDTSDLAVAAFARMTDDELLAALRDHDETEEFVRRLAERDLYKRAAWCERDAVPEDVVVADHDRVRAFARDIADAAGVPEKHVVVDTPGRPSMPESSARVVVNGDTKRLADHSPLVEGMQHSQEVQWRFGVYAPEEHAEAVGAAAERELGLSGVGDAVDY; from the coding sequence ATGCGCGCCATCAAGGACAGCGTCCACGACTACATCGAGGTGGACGGCGTCGCGTCCGCCCTCCTCGACACCCCCCAAGTCCAGCGGCTCCGCCACATCAAACAGCTCTCCACCGTCCGCCTCGTCTACCCGTCCGCGAACCACACGCGCTTCGAGCACAGCCTCGGCGTCTACCACCTCGCCGACCGCGCGCTCGCCCACCTCGACGTCTCCGGCGCGCGCGCCGACAAAGCCCGCGCCGCCGCCATCCTCCACGACGTGGGTCACGGCCCCTACGGCCACCAGACCGAGGGCATCATCGAGCGCCGCCTCGGCCGCCACCACGACGACGTGACCGACCTTCTCGCGGACGGCCCCGTCGCCGACGTGCTCGCGGATTACGGCCTCGACCCCGGCGGCGTCGCCGACCTCATCGCCGGCAACGGTAAACTCGGCCAGCTGGTCGCCGGAGAACTCGACGTGGATCGGATGGACTACCTCGTCCGCGACGCCCACCACACCGGCGTCCCCTACGGCACGGTCGACCACGGCCGACTCGTGCGCGCGCTCACCTTCCGCGACGACGACCTCGTGCTCGCGGAGGGGAACGTCGCCACCGCAGAATCCCTCCTCGTCGCCCGCGCGCTGATGAACGCGACCGTCTACCGCCACCACGTCTCCCGCATCGCCGGCGGGATGCTCGAACGCGCGAGCGAACGCCTCCTCGACACGAGCGACCTCGCCGTCGCCGCGTTCGCGCGCATGACCGACGACGAACTCCTCGCCGCCCTCCGCGACCACGACGAAACCGAGGAGTTCGTCCGCCGCCTCGCCGAACGCGACCTCTACAAGCGCGCGGCCTGGTGCGAGCGCGACGCCGTCCCCGAGGACGTGGTGGTCGCCGACCACGACCGGGTTCGGGCGTTCGCGCGCGATATCGCGGACGCGGCGGGCGTCCCCGAGAAGCACGTCGTCGTGGACACCCCCGGCCGGCCGTCGATGCCCGAATCCAGCGCGCGCGTCGTCGTCAACGGAGACACGAAACGCCTCGCCGACCACAGCCCGCTCGTCGAAGGCATGCAACACTCGCAGGAAGTTCAGTGGCGCTTCGGCGTCTATGCACCCGAAGAACACGCGGAGGCGGTCGGTGCGGCCGCCGAGCGCGAACTCGGCCTCTCCGGCGTCGGGGACGCCGTCGATTACTGA
- a CDS encoding type 1 glutamine amidotransferase, protein MSTPRIAFVNAAHDGADTLKNFRRELDADLVEFHVTEGTVPTDFEFDAAVVSGSRASVYWDEDWIQPTREWVGEAAERMPVLGVCFGHQLLADALGGTVEGMDEYEIGYRTVSKTRDDPLLDGLGEEFLVFTTHSDAVTELPPDAELLAENDYGVHGFRKGDAVGVQFHPEYDMETAESVTRRKDDLPAERKDAVTDGITPENFEKACEAKRLFENFTEYARSASAAD, encoded by the coding sequence ATGAGCACCCCGCGTATCGCGTTCGTCAACGCCGCGCACGACGGCGCTGACACCCTGAAGAACTTCCGCCGCGAACTCGACGCCGACCTGGTGGAGTTCCACGTCACGGAGGGCACCGTCCCGACGGACTTCGAGTTCGACGCCGCCGTGGTCTCCGGGAGTCGCGCGTCCGTCTACTGGGACGAGGACTGGATTCAGCCCACCCGCGAGTGGGTCGGAGAGGCCGCAGAGCGCATGCCCGTGCTCGGCGTCTGTTTCGGCCACCAGCTCCTCGCGGACGCGCTCGGCGGCACCGTCGAGGGGATGGACGAGTACGAAATCGGCTACCGCACCGTCTCGAAAACCCGGGACGACCCCCTGCTCGATGGGTTGGGCGAGGAGTTCCTCGTGTTCACCACGCACTCCGATGCCGTGACGGAACTCCCGCCGGACGCAGAGCTGCTCGCGGAGAACGACTACGGCGTCCACGGGTTCCGGAAGGGCGACGCGGTCGGCGTCCAGTTCCATCCCGAGTACGACATGGAGACCGCGGAGAGCGTCACCCGCCGGAAGGACGACCTCCCCGCGGAGCGCAAGGACGCCGTCACCGACGGTATCACGCCCGAGAACTTCGAGAAGGCCTGCGAGGCGAAACGGTTGTTCGAGAACTTCACGGAGTACGCGCGGTCGGCGAGCGCGGCCGACTAA
- a CDS encoding thiol-disulfide oxidoreductase DCC family protein, translated as MSEHPPRLVYDDECGFCTWCARVADDLGEFELVGFHELTPDQRARLPDDYETCAHLLTDDAVYDCGEAMEQALARIHPVFDAAVAVLREVPGYPSLREKLYRWGADRRDWWGKIVRCDPPATD; from the coding sequence ATGAGTGAGCATCCCCCGAGACTCGTCTACGACGACGAGTGCGGGTTCTGCACGTGGTGTGCGCGCGTCGCGGACGACCTCGGGGAGTTCGAACTCGTGGGATTTCACGAACTCACGCCCGACCAGCGCGCGCGCCTCCCCGACGACTACGAGACCTGCGCGCACCTCCTCACCGACGACGCCGTCTACGACTGCGGCGAAGCGATGGAGCAGGCGCTCGCGCGCATCCATCCCGTCTTCGACGCCGCCGTCGCGGTGTTGCGCGAGGTTCCCGGCTACCCGTCGCTCCGCGAGAAACTCTACCGGTGGGGTGCCGACCGCCGCGACTGGTGGGGGAAAATCGTGCGTTGCGACCCGCCCGCGACGGATTAG
- a CDS encoding cupin domain-containing protein: MRKVRLSEFSSRMSPADVSYPLADALGTTNVSLNYYELDEGDSTSFGYHAHESQEEVFYVQAGTVTFRTEEESVPVRSGELARFAPGEYKHAVNEHADRAIVLAVGAPREAGETTILRYCEECEAETTQTIELADDRESIVARCENCGGETGRFTDE, translated from the coding sequence ATGCGCAAGGTTCGACTCTCCGAGTTCTCCTCCCGAATGAGTCCGGCGGACGTGAGCTATCCGCTCGCGGACGCGCTCGGGACGACGAACGTCTCCCTGAACTACTACGAACTGGACGAGGGCGACAGCACGTCCTTCGGCTATCACGCCCACGAATCACAGGAGGAGGTGTTCTACGTGCAGGCCGGCACCGTCACGTTCCGCACCGAGGAGGAGAGCGTGCCGGTGCGGTCGGGCGAACTCGCGCGCTTCGCGCCCGGCGAGTACAAGCACGCGGTGAACGAGCACGCCGACCGCGCCATCGTGCTCGCCGTCGGCGCGCCCCGGGAGGCCGGGGAGACGACGATTCTCCGGTACTGCGAGGAGTGCGAGGCGGAGACGACCCAGACTATCGAACTCGCGGACGACCGCGAGTCCATCGTCGCGCGCTGCGAGAACTGCGGGGGCGAGACGGGGCGATTCACCGATGAGTGA
- a CDS encoding 4Fe-4S dicluster domain-containing protein, which produces MAIDPSFDENREVVDSHNGHDVWGPVDEPEKLGIHGTHVAVDFDICNADGACVEDCPVDVFEWVDTPGHPESERKADPANEIQCIDCMLCVDVCPVDAIDVDSSR; this is translated from the coding sequence ATGGCTATCGACCCGAGTTTCGACGAGAACAGGGAGGTCGTGGATTCGCACAACGGCCACGACGTCTGGGGGCCCGTGGACGAACCGGAGAAACTGGGGATTCACGGCACGCACGTCGCGGTGGACTTCGATATCTGTAACGCGGACGGCGCGTGCGTGGAGGACTGTCCCGTGGACGTGTTCGAGTGGGTGGACACGCCCGGGCATCCGGAGTCGGAGCGGAAGGCCGACCCGGCGAACGAGATTCAGTGCATCGACTGCATGCTCTGCGTCGACGTGTGTCCGGTGGACGCTATCGACGTGGATTCGAGCCGTTAG
- a CDS encoding DUF6757 family protein — translation MRCHYCDRSADVSVEKDGLQVGLCEDHFQDRLEELADSDALHDLREQLDIDRA, via the coding sequence ATGCGTTGTCACTACTGCGACCGGAGCGCCGACGTGTCCGTCGAGAAGGACGGCCTCCAGGTCGGCCTCTGTGAGGACCACTTCCAGGACCGCCTGGAGGAACTCGCGGACTCGGACGCCCTCCACGACCTCCGGGAGCAGCTCGACATCGACCGCGCCTAA
- a CDS encoding PHP domain-containing protein, whose product MVHADLHVHTTRSDGTFEPGEVAPAAADAGLEAVAITDHDRVQPDLPPVTTRAGVELIHGIELRVETPDEQIDLLGYGVTPTDALTAELDRLQRDRETRGRRIIENVESHLDIDLDLDAREGIGRPHIARAVVAHPDTRYDDVSGVFDDLIGDDEPCYVARDVTGYDEGVRLLRDACGVVGLAHPLRYDHPDAALARASDLDAVELHYPYDRPVGQHPTDAGFDRVRDTIDEHDLLATGGTDAHGTELAKAGVSEAEYDRLRDRL is encoded by the coding sequence ATGGTGCACGCGGACCTCCACGTCCACACGACCCGCTCCGACGGCACGTTCGAACCCGGCGAGGTCGCGCCCGCCGCCGCCGACGCCGGCCTCGAAGCGGTCGCCATCACCGACCACGACCGCGTCCAGCCCGACCTCCCGCCCGTCACCACCCGCGCGGGCGTCGAACTGATTCACGGCATCGAACTCCGGGTCGAAACCCCCGACGAACAGATCGACCTCCTCGGGTACGGCGTCACCCCCACGGACGCGCTCACCGCCGAACTCGACCGCCTCCAGCGCGACCGCGAGACCCGCGGCCGCCGCATCATCGAGAACGTCGAATCCCACCTCGATATCGACCTCGACCTCGACGCCCGCGAGGGAATCGGCCGCCCCCACATCGCGCGCGCCGTCGTCGCCCACCCCGACACCCGGTACGACGACGTGTCCGGCGTGTTCGACGACCTCATCGGCGACGACGAACCCTGCTACGTCGCGCGCGACGTGACCGGCTACGACGAAGGCGTCCGCCTCCTCCGCGACGCCTGCGGCGTCGTCGGCCTCGCCCACCCCCTCCGGTACGACCACCCCGACGCCGCGCTCGCCCGCGCGAGCGACCTCGACGCCGTCGAACTCCACTACCCCTACGACCGGCCCGTCGGCCAACACCCGACCGACGCCGGCTTCGACCGCGTGCGCGACACCATCGACGAACACGACCTCCTCGCCACCGGCGGCACCGACGCCCACGGCACCGAACTCGCGAAAGCGGGCGTGAGCGAAGCCGAGTACGACCGCCTCCGAGACCGCCTATAA
- a CDS encoding DUF5789 family protein: MTLRDAARLLETQEYPTTADDIKTTHGDFELDLPNGTETLGDIIDRAGDDTFDDATAAQHALMGAVGGEAIGRRNYSDRDPTPMGVDGPTQVSF; the protein is encoded by the coding sequence ATGACGCTCAGAGACGCCGCGCGACTGCTCGAAACCCAGGAGTACCCGACCACCGCCGACGACATCAAGACCACCCACGGCGACTTCGAACTCGACCTCCCCAACGGCACCGAGACCCTCGGGGACATCATCGACCGCGCCGGCGACGACACCTTCGACGACGCCACCGCCGCCCAGCACGCCCTCATGGGCGCAGTGGGCGGCGAAGCCATCGGTCGCCGGAACTACTCCGACCGCGACCCCACCCCCATGGGCGTCGACGGCCCCACCCAGGTTTCGTTTTAA
- a CDS encoding DUF5786 family protein encodes MSIGSYDEAEHERRERKNSSVDTTNDDTRTQYEGTVEYDSGESADDLLETFQRIKKN; translated from the coding sequence ATGTCAATCGGGTCTTACGACGAAGCCGAACACGAGCGCCGCGAACGCAAGAACTCGTCCGTCGATACGACGAACGACGACACCCGCACGCAGTACGAGGGAACCGTCGAGTACGACTCGGGCGAGTCCGCGGACGACCTGCTCGAAACCTTCCAGCGCATCAAGAAGAACTGA
- a CDS encoding DUF7530 family protein gives MSDRYGRTWVYESIVGAIPGLSLPDRLAVAVQFVLFEALVLAAAAAYGYWNAVVPGTVAVAVAAAGSAFMLDMGRRVRTLSLPDDYTRLLFGSSVEVVLGVLAYVALVTYLFVVDPRDGATLLEQLFGPSPAAPAVALALLVLWDVCYRIGTGWWAAVLAAYRELRYSFDGETAAELRALDSRNVGFALLQLVLVPLLGDQPVLALAVAGHVLAVGSVVAVARFSSS, from the coding sequence GTGAGCGACCGGTACGGTCGCACGTGGGTGTACGAGAGCATCGTCGGCGCGATTCCCGGGCTCTCGCTCCCCGACCGACTCGCGGTCGCCGTCCAGTTCGTCCTGTTCGAGGCGCTCGTGCTCGCCGCCGCCGCGGCCTACGGCTACTGGAACGCCGTCGTTCCCGGCACGGTCGCCGTCGCCGTCGCGGCCGCCGGGAGCGCGTTCATGCTCGACATGGGGCGGCGCGTCCGCACGCTCTCGCTCCCGGACGACTACACGCGCCTCCTGTTCGGGTCGAGCGTCGAAGTCGTGCTCGGCGTGCTCGCGTACGTCGCGCTCGTCACCTACCTGTTCGTCGTCGATCCGCGGGACGGCGCGACGCTCCTCGAACAGCTGTTCGGGCCGTCGCCCGCCGCGCCCGCCGTCGCCCTCGCGTTGCTCGTGCTCTGGGACGTTTGCTACCGCATCGGCACCGGCTGGTGGGCGGCCGTGCTCGCGGCCTACCGCGAACTCCGGTACTCGTTCGACGGCGAGACGGCCGCGGAACTGCGCGCGCTCGACTCGCGGAACGTCGGGTTCGCGCTCCTCCAACTCGTCCTCGTCCCCCTGCTCGGCGACCAGCCGGTGCTGGCGCTCGCCGTCGCGGGACACGTACTCGCGGTAGGAAGTGTGGTGGCGGTCGCTCGGTTCAGTTCTTCTTGA